The following are encoded in a window of bacterium SCSIO 12643 genomic DNA:
- a CDS encoding DUF2132 domain-containing protein, giving the protein MKKNEHKTPQSQPKNPLHGVKLADILEFLVDEYGWDELGDLIDINCFQNNPSIKSSLKFLRKFPWARAKVEKLYLESI; this is encoded by the coding sequence ATGAAAAAAAATGAACATAAAACACCGCAAAGTCAACCCAAAAATCCATTACACGGGGTAAAATTGGCTGACATTTTAGAATTCCTTGTGGACGAATATGGATGGGACGAATTGGGTGATTTAATTGATATTAATTGCTTCCAAAACAACCCATCGATAAAATCATCCCTTAAGTTTTTGCGAAAATTTCCATGGGCCAGAGCCAAAGTAGAAAAACTGTATCTAGAAAGTATTTAA
- a CDS encoding T9SS type A sorting domain-containing protein, whose product MRNLILISALVICSITASFSQSIQPKLDWAITTGNSGQEIRLEDSKVDMDGNIYSVGYFYGNIDFDPGPNSFFYTSPISVKTSYVQKLDSTGSFVWAKIFSSPSQSSSLCSTIDFDQNGNVYVAGSFKGSIDLDPNLGVFNLTSTISGPSTFLVKMDANGNFIWGQQYATGSLYSGVMKLQLDNLDDIILSGIFAGTVDFDYDSTTLNLLSSQNNHDQFTLKLDEDGDFIWVKQFTGSGSISIYDLAIDHNNDIIMVGKLTQPSDFDPGPNSFVLSPADDGLYYTVKLDANGNLEWAFAMGLVFGESLVITNVAINNSNNVYVSGGYTGTIDFDPDTTSTFMMTSSGMYSQFVLKLNSSGDFLWAKGDQKGSAGPVSAIDNDGNLYSTSAVNGSVDFDPGSDSLILTDGKYYIQKLDSNGNFVWAKRGGSHGYIYPEKVNLLNSTSFLVTGGFSSGWDIDFNPDSTKTLLSAQGLSDVFYLKFDQALSLGTEDVMGKVEFDVFPNPTSGSLVIEVDVFEDVEVMLFDLSGNLIFKTSVNQNSTRLDISHIPSGAYFIAVQSGRNRGIQKLVKL is encoded by the coding sequence ATGAGAAATTTAATTCTAATTAGCGCTTTAGTAATTTGTAGTATTACTGCTTCTTTTAGTCAAAGTATCCAACCTAAATTGGATTGGGCGATCACTACGGGAAATTCGGGACAGGAAATAAGGCTTGAAGATTCAAAAGTTGATATGGATGGTAATATCTATTCCGTAGGTTACTTCTATGGAAATATTGACTTTGATCCTGGTCCAAATAGTTTTTTTTATACTTCACCCATATCGGTGAAAACATCATATGTTCAAAAGTTAGATTCCACGGGTAGTTTCGTATGGGCGAAAATATTTTCTTCTCCTTCTCAAAGTAGTTCGCTTTGTAGTACAATAGATTTTGATCAGAATGGGAATGTGTATGTTGCTGGTTCTTTTAAAGGTTCTATTGATTTAGATCCAAATTTAGGTGTATTTAATTTGACCTCTACAATATCAGGTCCAAGTACGTTTTTAGTTAAAATGGATGCAAATGGAAATTTCATTTGGGGACAACAATATGCAACAGGAAGTTTATATTCTGGAGTGATGAAACTGCAGTTGGATAATCTAGATGATATTATTCTTTCCGGTATTTTTGCTGGGACTGTTGATTTTGACTATGATTCCACAACTTTAAACTTGTTATCCAGTCAAAATAATCATGATCAGTTCACTCTTAAACTGGATGAGGATGGAGATTTTATTTGGGTAAAACAATTCACTGGCTCTGGGTCAATTTCGATATATGATTTAGCAATTGATCATAATAATGATATAATAATGGTTGGCAAATTAACTCAACCTTCTGATTTTGACCCTGGCCCTAATAGTTTTGTTTTAAGCCCTGCCGATGATGGACTATACTATACCGTTAAGCTGGATGCCAATGGCAACTTGGAATGGGCATTTGCGATGGGACTTGTTTTTGGGGAGAGCTTGGTTATTACCAATGTAGCTATTAATAATTCAAATAATGTGTATGTTAGTGGGGGTTATACAGGAACAATTGATTTTGATCCTGATACGACATCAACTTTTATGATGACAAGTTCTGGTATGTATAGTCAATTTGTTTTGAAGTTAAATTCTTCTGGCGATTTTTTATGGGCTAAAGGTGATCAGAAGGGATCTGCTGGGCCAGTTAGTGCGATAGATAATGATGGGAATCTATATTCTACTTCTGCTGTCAATGGATCAGTGGATTTTGATCCGGGATCGGATTCGTTAATCTTGACCGATGGCAAGTATTATATTCAGAAATTAGATTCTAATGGGAATTTTGTTTGGGCAAAGCGTGGAGGTTCTCATGGGTATATTTATCCTGAAAAGGTTAATTTGCTAAACTCAACAAGTTTTTTGGTCACAGGAGGGTTTTCCAGTGGATGGGATATAGATTTTAATCCGGATTCAACAAAGACGCTGCTTTCCGCACAGGGACTATCAGATGTTTTTTATCTCAAATTTGATCAGGCGTTAAGTCTTGGAACAGAAGACGTGATGGGTAAAGTGGAATTTGATGTTTTTCCAAATCCAACATCCGGTTCACTGGTTATAGAAGTAGATGTGTTTGAAGATGTGGAAGTGATGTTGTTCGATTTATCTGGAAATCTAATCTTTAAAACGAGCGTAAATCAGAATTCCACCAGATTAGATATATCACATATACCGTCTGGAGCGTATTTTATAGCTGTACAGAGTGGAAGAAACCGAGGGATTCAAAAATTGGTAAAGCTTTAA